From the genome of Winogradskyella forsetii, one region includes:
- the rodA gene encoding rod shape-determining protein RodA → MLRENHRGFKFDWITIVLFLLLVAFGYLNILSASHVGEVTSYFDTSQLYGKHLIFVGLTFVLIVLILSVEAKFYERFASLIYLVAMLALIGLFIFGKDVNGARSWYGIGSMTIQPSEFAKFATALAVAKYVSDLQTNMTTIKDQIRVAAIIFIPALLILLQNDAGSTIVYLAFFFVFYREGLQQVYLIIAVSLIVLAVLGLKFGVLITALVTAGIIASIYFLRKKKRGSILQYIAVLLVSVCFAYGVKLFYEHGLKTHQQNRISLWLRLEKDPAKLERMKKAEAYNLIQSEQAISSGGVSGKGFLQGTRTTGKFVPEQHTDYIFSTVGEEWGFLGTSFVVLIFVLLIVRILYLAEAQKSQFSRVYGYGVASILFIHFTINIGMVMGLIPTVGIPLPFFSYGGSGLWGFTILLFIFVKLDSNKINEW, encoded by the coding sequence ATGTTGAGAGAAAATCATAGAGGTTTTAAATTCGACTGGATCACTATTGTGCTATTTCTACTCTTAGTTGCTTTTGGTTATCTCAATATTTTATCAGCCTCTCATGTTGGCGAAGTCACAAGTTATTTTGACACCTCCCAATTATATGGCAAACATTTAATTTTTGTTGGGCTAACCTTTGTCCTTATTGTACTTATTCTTTCTGTTGAAGCCAAATTTTATGAGCGATTTGCAAGTTTGATATATTTAGTCGCTATGTTGGCATTGATAGGCTTATTCATTTTTGGAAAGGATGTTAATGGTGCGCGCTCGTGGTATGGCATTGGCAGCATGACCATTCAACCGAGTGAATTTGCCAAATTTGCTACAGCCCTGGCGGTTGCGAAATACGTAAGCGACCTTCAAACAAATATGACCACTATTAAGGATCAAATTAGAGTTGCCGCCATTATATTTATTCCTGCTTTATTGATTTTACTCCAAAATGATGCCGGAAGCACCATTGTATATTTAGCTTTTTTCTTTGTGTTTTATCGTGAAGGTTTACAACAGGTCTATTTAATTATTGCGGTTTCATTAATCGTTCTCGCTGTTTTAGGACTAAAGTTTGGTGTGTTAATTACAGCTTTAGTCACAGCAGGTATTATCGCAAGTATTTACTTTCTGCGGAAGAAAAAGCGTGGATCCATACTGCAATATATAGCAGTTCTTTTAGTTTCCGTTTGCTTTGCCTATGGTGTGAAACTTTTTTATGAACACGGTCTCAAAACCCATCAACAAAATAGAATTAGCCTTTGGTTACGTTTAGAAAAAGATCCAGCGAAACTAGAACGTATGAAAAAAGCCGAAGCCTATAATCTTATTCAATCCGAACAAGCCATTAGCTCTGGAGGTGTTTCTGGAAAAGGGTTTTTACAAGGGACTAGAACGACTGGAAAGTTTGTGCCAGAACAGCATACCGATTACATTTTTAGCACAGTAGGCGAAGAATGGGGTTTTTTAGGAACGAGCTTTGTAGTGCTCATATTTGTACTTCTTATTGTTAGGATTCTATATTTGGCCGAAGCCCAAAAGTCACAATTCAGTCGGGTTTATGGTTATGGGGTAGCTTCGATTTTGTTTATTCATTTTACAATTAATATAGGGATGGTTATGGGCTTGATTCCAACGGTTGGGATTCCCCTACCCTTTTTTAGTTATGGTGGCTCTGGACTTTGGGGTTTTACTATTTTACTATTTATTTTTGTAAAATTGGATAGTAATAAGATTAATGAATGGTAA
- a CDS encoding peptidoglycan D,D-transpeptidase FtsI family protein, with protein sequence MRKLLLLSTVVLVGLVFIARLFYLQVYNSSAYDIFEDTAIRKVYNYPKRGYVYDRNGKLLVANQPSYDVMVIPREVVPLDSSQIEEFCKLLKITTEDYHKKLARATNYSPRLPSPFVPQLSKTDYAVLQEKMRKFEGFYIQKRSLRSYQTNIGANVLGDLGEVNRKTIKSQPYYKLGDLIGKQGVEKTYEEVLRGVKGIKFIQKDRFNKNIGPYKDGVFDTLPKPGKDITLTIDSELQAYGELLMRHKRGGMVAIDPQSGEILAMVTGPSYNPNLLVGRERNKNFSSLFLDKVNKPTFDRGLQAQYPPGSPFKVINALIGLQEGVVDTHDKFTCRMGYYYGSQKLTGCHHHRSPADMNLGIAQSCNAYFVNVYRRIIDKYDDAGKGMNIWADHAKSFGLGNFLNNDLSVGQPGRIPNGDYYDRAYGDNRWGSTYIVSNAIGQGEVEATPIQLANMAAAIGNRGYYYTPHIIKDIEDDTIPKKYKTPKYTTIDKRHFEPVVQGMFDVYNKGTAEYLQVPGIEICGKTGTAENFVKIDSVKTQLTDHSIFVAFAPKDNPRIAIAVFVENGYWGSRFAGKMASLMIEKHIKGEITRTDLERWILTHSLENEYKKPYSGEPFKINGETTLQVIENYAIEDESGNMIQNESDQQNFKN encoded by the coding sequence ATGAGAAAATTATTACTCTTATCTACTGTAGTTCTTGTAGGTCTTGTTTTTATTGCGCGTCTATTTTACTTACAAGTTTACAATAGCTCAGCTTACGATATTTTTGAAGATACTGCGATTAGAAAAGTGTACAATTATCCTAAACGTGGTTATGTGTATGACAGGAATGGCAAACTTTTGGTTGCTAACCAACCGTCGTATGATGTGATGGTCATTCCCAGGGAAGTTGTGCCTTTAGATTCTTCACAAATAGAAGAGTTCTGTAAATTATTAAAAATTACTACAGAAGATTACCATAAAAAATTAGCAAGAGCCACCAATTACTCACCGAGATTACCGTCTCCTTTTGTACCGCAGCTTTCAAAAACGGATTATGCAGTGCTTCAAGAGAAAATGCGAAAATTTGAAGGATTTTATATTCAAAAACGATCGCTTCGATCCTACCAAACTAATATTGGTGCGAATGTATTAGGCGATCTAGGAGAAGTTAACCGTAAAACTATTAAAAGTCAGCCTTATTACAAATTAGGCGATTTAATTGGTAAGCAAGGGGTTGAAAAAACGTATGAAGAGGTTTTGCGAGGGGTAAAAGGGATAAAATTTATTCAGAAAGATCGATTCAATAAAAATATCGGACCGTATAAAGATGGTGTCTTTGATACTTTACCTAAACCCGGAAAAGACATTACCTTAACTATTGATTCAGAACTTCAGGCCTATGGTGAATTATTAATGAGGCACAAACGCGGAGGTATGGTTGCCATAGATCCTCAAAGTGGTGAAATTTTAGCCATGGTTACTGGCCCAAGTTACAACCCTAATTTATTAGTTGGACGAGAGCGAAACAAAAATTTTTCTAGCTTATTCTTAGATAAAGTGAACAAACCCACTTTCGACAGAGGCTTACAGGCACAATATCCGCCAGGATCTCCGTTCAAAGTTATAAATGCATTAATTGGTTTACAAGAAGGCGTGGTTGACACCCATGATAAGTTTACTTGTAGAATGGGCTACTATTATGGCAGTCAAAAATTAACAGGTTGCCACCACCATAGAAGTCCTGCAGATATGAATTTAGGCATTGCACAATCTTGTAACGCTTATTTTGTTAATGTTTACCGTCGTATCATTGACAAATATGACGATGCAGGAAAAGGCATGAACATTTGGGCAGATCATGCTAAAAGTTTTGGACTCGGAAACTTTTTGAACAACGATTTGTCCGTAGGACAACCAGGACGAATTCCTAATGGCGACTACTACGATAGAGCATACGGTGACAATCGTTGGGGTTCTACTTATATTGTCTCTAATGCCATTGGACAAGGCGAAGTCGAGGCTACACCAATCCAGTTAGCAAATATGGCTGCGGCTATTGGGAATCGTGGCTATTACTATACACCGCATATTATTAAAGATATTGAAGACGATACAATTCCGAAGAAATATAAAACACCAAAATATACAACCATAGATAAACGTCATTTTGAGCCTGTGGTACAAGGGATGTTTGACGTTTACAATAAAGGAACGGCAGAATATCTCCAAGTTCCAGGCATTGAAATCTGTGGAAAAACAGGGACTGCCGAAAACTTCGTAAAAATTGATAGTGTAAAAACCCAACTTACAGATCATTCTATTTTTGTGGCTTTTGCGCCGAAGGATAATCCAAGAATCGCCATTGCCGTTTTTGTAGAAAACGGTTATTGGGGAAGTCGGTTTGCCGGTAAAATGGCAAGTCTAATGATTGAAAAACACATTAAAGGAGAAATAACAAGAACCGACTTAGAACGATGGATTCTAACTCATAGCTTGGAAAATGAATATAAAAAACCGTATTCAGGCGAACCTTTTAAAATTAATGGTGAAACAACGCTTCAGGTTATTGAAAATTATGCCATTGAGGATGAATCCGGCAACATGATTCAAAATGAATCTGACCAGCAAAATTTTAAAAATTAA
- a CDS encoding rod shape-determining protein MreD, with amino-acid sequence MNSVAGLNIVRFVLLLLVQVMICNHIDLFGYINPYIYIIFIFLFPIREERLVLLLVSFLLGMLVDMFSDSGGVHAAAAVCLAYARPILLKNSFGMQYEHQSIKFRNTDMGSLITYISLGTVIHHLVLFSLEIFNISNIILIVQKTLFSSIFTIILSVLIIILFSRNKK; translated from the coding sequence ATGAATAGTGTTGCAGGTCTAAATATCGTTCGGTTTGTTTTACTATTATTGGTACAAGTAATGATATGCAACCATATTGACTTATTTGGTTATATCAACCCCTATATTTATATCATATTTATTTTCCTATTTCCTATTAGGGAAGAACGACTTGTGTTGTTGTTAGTAAGTTTTTTATTAGGTATGCTGGTGGATATGTTTTCAGATTCTGGAGGTGTTCATGCAGCAGCGGCAGTCTGTTTAGCCTATGCTAGACCAATTCTTCTTAAAAATTCTTTCGGCATGCAATACGAGCATCAAAGTATAAAATTTCGGAATACTGATATGGGCAGTTTAATCACCTATATCTCATTGGGTACGGTAATTCATCATTTGGTATTGTTTTCATTAGAAATTTTTAACATTTCCAATATAATTTTAATCGTTCAAAAAACGTTATTTTCTAGTATTTTCACTATAATACTTAGTGTATTGATTATAATTCTATTTAGCCGAAATAAAAAATGA
- the mreC gene encoding rod shape-determining protein MreC: protein MQQIFNFVIRNKTFLLFLLLFSIALALTIQSHSYHRSKFINSANFLTGGVYGTMNSVDQYFNLKTENEILAEENKRLREQLLNINRTVDSSYIDTTYSKSKYRITTAEVYKNSYSLTNNYLTLNKGKNDSIKRDFGVMTSNGIIGIIDNTSKNYSTVLSILNTRSRINAKIKATNHIGSLKWNGESPIYVQLEDVSQFAPVKVGDTIQTGGESSIFPKGIGIGTIDSFETDIGGDTYTIQVKLFNDMTNVGTVYIIENLDKNEIQDLENSSDE, encoded by the coding sequence ATGCAACAAATTTTTAATTTTGTTATTAGAAACAAAACCTTTCTGTTGTTTTTATTGCTTTTTAGTATTGCCTTAGCTTTAACGATTCAATCGCATTCATACCACAGGAGTAAATTTATAAATTCCGCCAATTTTTTAACTGGTGGTGTCTATGGCACTATGAATTCCGTGGATCAATATTTCAATTTGAAAACGGAGAATGAAATTCTTGCTGAAGAAAACAAACGCTTAAGAGAACAGCTTTTAAACATCAATAGAACAGTAGATTCATCGTACATTGACACAACCTATTCCAAATCAAAATATCGAATTACAACGGCTGAAGTCTATAAAAATAGTTACTCGCTTACCAATAACTACCTTACTTTAAACAAAGGTAAAAACGACAGTATAAAACGAGATTTTGGTGTTATGACTTCCAATGGAATTATAGGAATTATTGATAACACCTCCAAAAATTATTCAACAGTACTGTCTATTTTAAATACACGAAGCCGAATAAATGCCAAAATAAAAGCGACCAACCATATTGGGTCTTTAAAGTGGAATGGCGAATCTCCAATTTATGTGCAACTTGAAGATGTCTCTCAATTTGCACCTGTAAAAGTTGGGGACACTATACAAACTGGTGGTGAATCTTCGATTTTCCCAAAAGGTATTGGTATTGGAACTATTGATAGTTTTGAAACCGATATTGGTGGAGATACTTATACCATACAAGTGAAATTATTTAACGACATGACCAATGTAGGAACGGTTTATATTATAGAAAATTTAGATAAAAACGAAATTCAAGATTTAGAAAACAGCTCAGATGAATAG
- a CDS encoding rod shape-determining protein, translated as MGFFDFLTEEIAIDLGTANTLIIHNDKVVVDNPSIVARDRISGKIIAVGKEANMMQGKTHENIKTIRPLKDGVIADFDASEQMISMFIKNIPALKKKFFNPALRMVVCIPSGITEVEMRAVKESCERVNGKEVYLIHEPMAAAIGIGVDIMQPKGNMIVDIGGGTTEIAVIALGGIVCDKSVKVAGDVFTNDIIYYMRTQHNLYVGDRTAEKIKIQIGAATEDLELPPEDMSVQGRDLLTGKPKQVQISFREIAKALDKSILRIEDSVMETLSQTPPELAADIYNTGIYLAGGGSMLRGLDKRLSQKTDLPVYIAEDPLRAVVRGTGIVLKNLPKYKSVLIK; from the coding sequence ATGGGATTTTTTGATTTCCTAACGGAAGAAATAGCCATAGATTTAGGAACCGCAAACACACTGATAATCCACAACGACAAGGTTGTTGTTGACAATCCATCGATAGTAGCAAGAGACCGCATTAGCGGAAAAATCATAGCCGTTGGTAAAGAAGCCAACATGATGCAAGGAAAAACACACGAAAATATTAAAACCATTCGACCATTGAAAGATGGCGTTATTGCAGATTTTGATGCTTCGGAGCAAATGATAAGCATGTTTATTAAAAACATTCCTGCACTAAAGAAGAAATTCTTTAATCCAGCTTTAAGAATGGTCGTTTGTATTCCTTCTGGAATTACTGAAGTAGAAATGCGAGCGGTAAAAGAATCTTGTGAGCGTGTTAATGGTAAAGAGGTATATTTAATCCATGAACCAATGGCAGCAGCAATTGGTATTGGTGTGGATATTATGCAACCAAAAGGAAACATGATTGTTGACATTGGAGGTGGAACTACCGAAATCGCAGTAATTGCCCTTGGTGGTATTGTTTGTGATAAATCTGTAAAAGTTGCAGGTGATGTATTTACAAATGATATTATTTATTACATGAGAACGCAGCATAACTTATATGTTGGAGATAGAACGGCTGAAAAAATTAAAATTCAAATTGGTGCTGCAACTGAAGATTTAGAATTACCTCCGGAGGACATGAGCGTTCAAGGTCGTGATTTGTTAACCGGAAAACCGAAACAAGTTCAGATTTCGTTCCGTGAAATTGCCAAAGCTTTGGATAAATCCATTTTACGTATTGAAGATTCCGTAATGGAAACCTTATCGCAAACACCTCCTGAATTAGCAGCAGATATTTATAACACCGGAATTTATTTAGCAGGTGGAGGATCTATGTTAAGAGGTTTGGACAAACGTTTGTCCCAAAAAACAGATCTTCCTGTTTATATTGCCGAAGACCCATTAAGAGCCGTTGTAAGAGGTACAGGAATTGTACTTAAAAACTTACCTAAATACAAAAGCGTATTGATTAAATAA
- the purH gene encoding bifunctional phosphoribosylaminoimidazolecarboxamide formyltransferase/IMP cyclohydrolase, with translation MSNKTISSALISVFSKDGLAPIVKKLNDLNVTIYSTGGTEKFIKDLGIDVVPVEDVTSYPSILGGRVKTLHPKVFGGILNRQNHDGDVAELKEFDIPQIDVVIVDLYPFEKTVASGASNQDIIEKIDIGGISLIRAAAKNYADVTCVSSVDDYAEFLELLETKNGETSEADRKQFAAKAFNVSSHYDSAIFNYFNKNHDIPTLKISENNGKVLRYGENPHQKGFFFGDFDAIFTKLHGKELSYNNLLDVDAAVNLMLEFKNDAPTFAVLKHNNACGLAQRDSLHQAYVDALAGDPVSAFGGVLISNSEIDVATAEEIHKLFCEVVIAPSFSAEALEILKGKKNRILLILKDIEMPKTNVRSCLNGVLVQDRNNVTDTLEGLKSVTKTTASTSELDDLIFASKICKHTKSNTIVLAKNKQLCASGTGQTSRVDALNQAIHKAKSFNFDLNGAVMASDAFFPFPDCVEIADHAGITAVIQPGGSIKDELSIDYCNDHNVAMVFTGTRHFKH, from the coding sequence ATGAGCAACAAAACCATTTCATCGGCACTAATTTCGGTATTTAGTAAAGATGGATTAGCACCTATCGTCAAAAAATTGAACGACCTCAACGTTACCATTTATTCCACTGGAGGCACAGAAAAATTTATCAAGGATTTAGGAATCGATGTCGTACCAGTAGAGGACGTAACCTCCTATCCATCAATTCTTGGTGGCCGTGTAAAAACCTTACATCCTAAAGTTTTTGGAGGTATTTTGAATCGCCAAAATCACGATGGCGATGTTGCTGAATTAAAAGAATTTGATATTCCACAAATCGATGTAGTCATTGTAGATTTATATCCTTTTGAAAAAACCGTAGCTTCTGGAGCAAGCAACCAAGATATTATTGAAAAAATTGATATTGGAGGCATTTCCTTAATTAGAGCAGCTGCTAAAAATTATGCGGATGTAACTTGTGTATCTTCGGTTGACGATTATGCTGAGTTTTTGGAATTATTGGAAACCAAAAATGGTGAAACCTCTGAAGCCGATAGAAAACAATTTGCGGCAAAAGCGTTTAATGTGTCTTCGCATTATGATTCTGCAATATTCAATTATTTCAACAAGAATCATGACATTCCGACTTTAAAAATTTCGGAAAACAATGGAAAAGTGTTGCGTTATGGCGAAAACCCACATCAAAAAGGCTTTTTCTTTGGAGATTTTGATGCCATTTTCACAAAACTCCATGGTAAGGAATTAAGTTATAACAACCTTTTGGATGTTGATGCCGCTGTGAATCTGATGCTGGAATTTAAAAACGACGCTCCTACTTTTGCCGTTTTAAAACATAATAATGCTTGCGGTTTAGCGCAACGCGATTCGTTACACCAAGCTTATGTAGATGCCTTAGCTGGCGATCCTGTTTCTGCTTTTGGTGGCGTTTTAATCAGTAATTCCGAAATTGATGTAGCAACTGCTGAAGAAATTCATAAGTTATTTTGCGAAGTGGTGATTGCACCATCTTTTTCTGCTGAAGCTTTAGAAATTTTAAAAGGAAAGAAAAACAGAATCCTTTTAATTTTGAAAGATATTGAGATGCCAAAAACTAATGTTAGAAGTTGTTTGAACGGTGTTTTAGTTCAAGATAGAAACAACGTTACAGATACACTTGAAGGTTTAAAATCAGTTACAAAAACCACAGCATCTACGAGTGAATTAGACGATTTAATTTTCGCCTCAAAAATCTGCAAACACACAAAATCCAATACTATAGTATTAGCAAAAAACAAGCAATTATGTGCTAGTGGCACAGGGCAAACAAGTCGTGTTGATGCCTTAAACCAAGCGATTCACAAAGCAAAATCTTTCAACTTTGATTTAAATGGAGCCGTTATGGCGAGTGATGCATTTTTTCCATTTCCTGATTGTGTAGAAATTGCGGATCATGCTGGTATAACTGCTGTAATTCAACCAGGAGGCTCTATAAAAGATGAATTGAGTATTGATTACTGCAACGACCATAATGTGGCAATGGTCTTTACTGGAACGCGTCATTTTAAACACTAG